A region from the Rufibacter sp. DG15C genome encodes:
- a CDS encoding nucleotide pyrophosphohydrolase, whose product MTLDEAQKTVDTWIKEVGVRYFSELTNLAILTEEVGEVARIIARRYGDQSFKKSDEDVELGAEMADVLFVLIALANQTGVNLTEEFEKGVAKRTHRDKDRHQNNPKLKD is encoded by the coding sequence ATGACCCTAGACGAAGCGCAGAAAACCGTAGATACCTGGATTAAAGAAGTGGGCGTGCGCTATTTCTCTGAGCTCACCAACCTGGCCATTCTCACCGAGGAAGTAGGTGAAGTGGCGCGCATCATTGCCCGCCGCTACGGCGATCAGAGCTTCAAGAAAAGCGACGAGGACGTGGAACTGGGCGCCGAGATGGCCGATGTGCTGTTCGTATTGATTGCCTTGGCCAACCAGACCGGCGTGAACCTCACCGAGGAGTTTGAAAAAGGCGTGGCCAAACGCACCCACCGTGACAAGGACCGCCATCAGAACAACCCGAAACTAAAGGATTAA
- the dtd gene encoding D-aminoacyl-tRNA deacylase, whose protein sequence is MRVVIQRVSQAAVVIDEKVNGQIEQGLLVLAGFTPTDTKEDLQRTAKKIAQLRIFSDDQDKMNLSVQDVNGGILLISQFTLYASTKKGNRPSYIDAAQPAVAIPLYEQFHQILEAELGKPIPTGVFGADMKVSLVNDGPVTITIDSKNKE, encoded by the coding sequence ATGCGCGTAGTGATACAACGGGTGAGCCAGGCCGCCGTGGTGATTGACGAAAAGGTAAACGGACAAATTGAGCAGGGACTGCTAGTGCTGGCCGGTTTCACGCCCACAGATACCAAAGAAGATTTGCAGAGGACCGCCAAGAAAATAGCCCAGCTGCGCATTTTCTCTGATGACCAGGATAAGATGAACTTGAGCGTACAGGACGTAAATGGCGGCATTCTCCTGATCAGCCAGTTCACGCTATACGCCAGCACCAAGAAAGGCAACCGTCCCTCCTACATTGACGCCGCGCAGCCGGCGGTGGCCATTCCCTTGTATGAGCAGTTCCACCAAATACTGGAGGCAGAGTTGGGCAAACCCATTCCTACCGGCGTCTTTGGCGCAGACATGAAAGTAAGCCTGGTCAACGACGGTCCGGTCACCATCACCATTGACTCTAAGAACAAAGAATAA